The Streptomyces achromogenes genome window below encodes:
- a CDS encoding type Z 30S ribosomal protein S14, with protein sequence MAKKALIAKAARKPKFAVRAYNRCQRCGRPHSVYRKFGLCRVCLREMAHRGELPGVTKSSW encoded by the coding sequence ATGGCGAAGAAGGCTCTGATCGCGAAGGCTGCTCGCAAGCCCAAGTTCGCTGTGCGCGCGTACAACCGCTGCCAGCGTTGCGGCCGTCCCCACTCCGTGTACCGCAAGTTCGGCCTCTGCCGTGTGTGCCTTCGTGAGATGGCTCACCGTGGCGAGCTGCCGGGCGTGACCAAGAGCTCCTGGTAA
- the rpsE gene encoding 30S ribosomal protein S5 — protein MAGPQRRGGGAGGGERRDRKGRDGGAAAAEKTAYVERVVAINRVAKVVKGGRRFSFTALVVVGDGDGTVGVGYGKAKEVPAAIAKGVEEAKKHFFKVPRIQGTIPHPITGEKAAGVVLLKPASPGTGVIAGGPVRAVLECAGVHDILSKSLGSSNAINIVHATVEALKGLQRPEEIAARRGLPLEDVAPAALLRARAGAGAA, from the coding sequence ATGGCTGGACCCCAGCGCCGCGGTGGCGGTGCCGGTGGCGGCGAGCGGCGGGACCGGAAGGGCCGTGACGGCGGCGCTGCTGCCGCCGAGAAGACCGCGTACGTTGAGCGCGTCGTCGCGATCAACCGTGTCGCCAAGGTTGTGAAGGGTGGTCGTCGCTTCAGCTTCACCGCGCTGGTCGTGGTGGGCGACGGTGACGGCACCGTGGGTGTCGGATACGGCAAGGCCAAGGAGGTGCCGGCCGCCATCGCCAAGGGTGTTGAGGAGGCCAAGAAGCACTTCTTCAAGGTCCCGCGTATCCAGGGCACCATCCCGCACCCGATCACGGGCGAGAAGGCTGCGGGCGTCGTCCTGCTCAAGCCGGCTTCCCCCGGTACCGGCGTCATCGCCGGTGGCCCGGTGCGTGCCGTGCTCGAGTGCGCCGGCGTGCACGACATCCTGTCGAAGTCGCTCGGCTCGTCGAACGCGATCAACATCGTGCACGCGACCGTGGAGGCCCTGAAGGGCCTGCAGCGTCCCGAGGAGATCGCGGCTCGCCGTGGTCTGCCCCTCGAGGACGTCGCTCCCGCGGCTCTGCTTCGTGCGCGTGCCGGGGCTGGTGCTGCGTAA
- the rplR gene encoding 50S ribosomal protein L18, producing MAYGQKILKGDAYKRAAIKRRHIRIRKHISGTAERPRLVVTRSNRHIVAQVIDDIKGHTLASASTLDTTIRGGEADKSSQAKQVGALVAERAKAAGVEAVVFDRGGNQYAGRIAALADAAREAGLKF from the coding sequence ATGGCATACGGACAGAAGATCCTCAAGGGCGACGCTTACAAGCGTGCCGCGATCAAGCGTCGCCACATCCGGATCCGTAAGCACATCTCGGGTACGGCGGAGCGTCCGCGCCTGGTCGTAACGCGCTCCAACCGCCACATCGTGGCTCAGGTCATCGACGACATCAAGGGTCACACCCTGGCGTCGGCGTCGACCCTGGACACCACGATCCGCGGTGGTGAGGCCGACAAGTCCTCGCAGGCCAAGCAGGTCGGCGCCCTGGTCGCCGAGCGCGCCAAGGCCGCCGGTGTCGAGGCTGTCGTGTTCGACCGTGGTGGTAACCAGTACGCCGGGCGCATCGCCGCCCTGGCGGACGCCGCCCGCGAAGCCGGACTCAAGTTCTGA
- the rpmD gene encoding 50S ribosomal protein L30, protein MAQLKITQTKSYIGSKQNHRDTLRSLGLKRLNDVVVKEDRPEFRGMVHTVRHLVTVEEVD, encoded by the coding sequence ATGGCTCAGCTCAAGATCACGCAGACGAAGTCGTACATCGGCAGCAAGCAGAACCACCGTGACACCCTGCGTTCGCTCGGGCTCAAGCGCCTGAACGACGTGGTCGTCAAGGAGGACCGCCCCGAGTTCCGCGGCATGGTGCACACCGTCCGCCACCTCGTGACGGTCGAGGAGGTCGACTGA
- the rplF gene encoding 50S ribosomal protein L6, whose translation MSRIGKLPITVPAGVDVTIDGQTVSVKGPKGSLTHTVVSPIEIAKAEDGVLNVTRPNDERQSKALHGLSRTLVANMITGVTEGYVKKLEISGVGYRVTAKGSNLEFALGYSHPITVEAPEGITFKVETPTRFQVEGIDKQKVGEVAANIRKLRKPDPYKAKGVKYEGEVIRRKVGKAGK comes from the coding sequence ATGTCGCGCATTGGCAAGCTCCCCATCACGGTTCCCGCCGGCGTGGACGTCACCATCGACGGCCAGACGGTTTCGGTCAAGGGCCCCAAGGGCTCGCTGACCCACACCGTCGTTTCGCCGATCGAGATCGCCAAGGCTGAGGACGGCGTCCTGAACGTCACTCGCCCCAACGACGAGCGTCAGAGCAAGGCCCTGCACGGCCTGTCCCGCACGCTGGTGGCGAACATGATCACCGGCGTGACCGAGGGTTACGTGAAGAAGCTCGAGATCAGTGGTGTCGGTTACCGCGTGACCGCGAAGGGCTCGAACCTCGAGTTCGCGCTCGGTTACAGCCACCCGATCACCGTCGAGGCGCCCGAGGGAATCACCTTCAAGGTGGAGACCCCGACCCGCTTCCAGGTCGAGGGCATCGACAAGCAGAAGGTCGGCGAGGTTGCGGCCAACATCCGCAAGCTGCGCAAGCCCGACCCGTACAAGGCCAAGGGCGTCAAGTACGAGGGCGAAGTCATCCGCCGCAAGGTCGGAAAGGCGGGTAAGTAA
- the rplO gene encoding 50S ribosomal protein L15, translating into MAENNPLKIHNLRPAPGAKTAKTRVGRGEASKGKTAGRGTKGTKARYQVPERFEGGQMPLHMRLPKLKGFKNPFKTEFQVVNLDKLAALYPEGGEVTVEGLVAKGAVRKNSLVKVLGQGEISVALQVTVDAVSGSAKEKITAAGGTVTELI; encoded by the coding sequence ATGGCGGAGAACAACCCGCTCAAGATCCACAACCTCCGTCCCGCCCCGGGCGCCAAGACCGCGAAGACCCGTGTCGGTCGTGGTGAGGCGTCGAAGGGTAAGACGGCCGGTCGTGGTACCAAGGGCACGAAGGCCCGCTACCAGGTTCCGGAGCGCTTCGAGGGCGGGCAGATGCCCCTCCACATGCGTCTTCCGAAGCTGAAGGGCTTCAAGAACCCGTTCAAGACCGAGTTCCAGGTCGTGAACCTCGACAAGCTGGCCGCGCTGTACCCGGAGGGTGGCGAGGTCACCGTCGAGGGTCTCGTCGCCAAGGGCGCCGTTCGCAAGAACAGCCTCGTCAAGGTCCTGGGCCAGGGCGAGATCTCCGTGGCACTGCAGGTGACGGTCGACGCCGTCTCCGGCTCCGCCAAGGAGAAGATCACCGCCGCCGGCGGTACCGTCACCGAGCTCATCTGA
- the rpsH gene encoding 30S ribosomal protein S8, translating into MTMTDPIADMLTRLRNANSAYHDSVTMPASKIKSHIAEILQQEGFITGWKVEDAEVGKNLTLELKFGPNRERSIAGIKRISKPGLRVYAKSTSLPKVLGGLGVAIISTSHGLLTDKQAGKKGVGGEVLAYVW; encoded by the coding sequence ATGACCATGACTGATCCGATCGCAGACATGCTGACGCGTCTGCGGAACGCGAACTCGGCGTACCACGACTCCGTGACGATGCCGGCATCGAAGATCAAGTCTCACATCGCGGAGATCCTCCAGCAGGAGGGCTTCATCACGGGCTGGAAGGTCGAGGACGCCGAGGTCGGCAAGAACCTCACCCTCGAGCTGAAGTTCGGCCCGAACCGTGAGCGCTCCATCGCGGGCATCAAGCGGATCTCCAAGCCCGGTCTCCGGGTTTACGCGAAGTCCACCTCCCTGCCCAAGGTGCTCGGTGGCCTCGGCGTGGCGATCATCTCCACGTCGCACGGTCTCCTCACCGACAAGCAGGCCGGCAAGAAGGGCGTAGGCGGAGAAGTTCTCGCCTACGTCTGGTAG